The genomic interval GTATCGGTAAGTAGAGTTCCTTTCTCCTTCCCGCCGTCTATCTCGGGCGATGTTCCACTTCCGGATCCACCGTTTAGTGCCTCTGTAACCGAATCCAATTGTGAACCGTCAGAATCGTACGCGGTGAACGTAATCTCTTGTAGGTCGCTGTCACGGTCGCTGACTTGATAATCTACCTTGTACTTCCCAGAATTACCAACTGCTGAAGCCGAAGCAGAGTCGATAGTGGGTGAACTCTGTGATGGGTTGTTCGTGTTGACCGTCTGGGTCAACCGCGTGTCGTTGTTCCCGACCTCGTCGAAGACTCCCTCCAGAATCACGTCGTACTCGCCGGTCTGACTGACGCGGTACGTGATACTGTAGCTCTCAGGATCAGCGCTGGTATCGTTGTTAGTGTTCGTGATCGCTTGAATCGTGCCTGGTCCAGTCGCGGCGATGTCGACGCTAGCCACCGATGTCGTCGCCTCCGTCACGTCAAAGGTCACGGTCAACTCGTCGGCGTCCTCGCGGACGACTTGGTAGTTGCTCACGGCGGGCGCGACGGTGTCTTTCGTCGTTTCGTCGTTCGGACCGGCGGTGCCACCGGTGTTCCCGACATCGTCGCGAACGTACCCCTCGGCGTACACCGACCCCTCGGGCAACGGAGCGGCATCGATACCGGTAAAGACGGTCTCGTCCCCGCCTGCGGTCGTGATCGTCTTCTCGACGGTGACAGTGTCGCCGGTCGACTGATTGACGAGCGAGAGCACGGCCACCTCGTCCCCGTCGAGTGTGTCGGGGTTGACGAGCGTCGCTGTCACGCTGTCGGCCGTCGACGCGTTTATCCGGGCCGTGTCGATGAAGACGTTGTTCGGGTCGCCCGGCGGGTTCGCGTCGAACGTGAACGTGAGTGGCCGCTCGGTGTCCATCACGGTCCCGTCGCTCGCTTCTGCCCCGCTAACGACGGCCGTCACAGGCGTATCGGCACCGTTTGCGTTGAATTTCAGCGTCTCTCGATACGTGTCGGAATCGACCCAGGTCCGACTTACGACGCTATAGTCGCTGTCACCGCCGGTGACGTTCTCGTACTGGACGGTCGGGTTCACCCCCTGGTTCATCGTCCGGTTGAAGTTCAGTGTCACCGTCCGCTGGACGTTGTTGTTGGCCTCAGTGCTGGTGATGGTGTTGTCCCCGTCGGAGAAGGTCGCAGTTGACACCGACGGCGGGCCGCCCGCGCCGCTGCTGATGGTGATCGTCTGTGTCGCCATGTCGCTACCGCCGTTGCCGTCGGTGACGGTCAGCGTCACCGTATTCGTCTCGCTGCTGGCGTAACTGTGCGTAGTCGTCTCCCCTGACCCGGTGGTCCCGTCGCCGAAGTCCCACTGGTACGTGAGCGAGTCGCCGTCGGGGTCGCTGGAAGCGGTCGCGTCGAACGTAATCTGCTCGCCAGTGTCGGCGTTGGACGGCGCGTCGAACTGCGCGGTCGGGTCCGAGTTCCCACCACCGCCACTACCGCTAGCACCGACCCGTTCGAGCGTGACGTTGATCCGGTCACTGGACCCGCCGCTGGCCGCGTAGACACCGATGGTTCCGTTCGCCTTCGCGATGAGATTCGTCGTCACCTCGCCGCTGGAGCCGGTCGCGTTCTCGCCGACCGAGAGGTTCCCGACCGTCGTGTTGTTAACCGCGAAGTCGACTGTGCTCCCGTCCAGCGCCGGGACGGTTCCCGCCCTGAGCGTCAGGTTGTCGTCGCTGTCGGCGCCCACGTCCCACGTACAGTCGGTTTCCGAACAATCCGAGAGGTAACTACCCGAGTTGTCCGTCCCTGGGTCCTTCCATTCGACGGCGTAGGCGCTACTACCGCCGCCACCGCTGCCGCCACTGGGCGGTGCTGTCACGTCGACGGTGATCGAGGCGTTCTGTCTGGTATCCGGATCGAAGGAGCTATCGATCCCGACGTAACTGAACCTGACCTGCTGGCTCCCGGCCGTCGTCGCGTTGTAGGTAAATCGAACCCGCCCGTCGTCGTTCGGCCGCTTCGACGACCGATCAAGCGAGCCCGAGCCGGCGATTTCGGCCTGGACGAGCGTACTGGAGGTGTTGGCCGGCGGGTTGTTGAAGCGGTTGCGCACCTCCAGAATGAGTTCGGTCTTTTGCCCCTGTGTCACTGTCGTGTCCTTCCCGGTTACCGTCGTCAGATACGCGGTGTCCTCCCGGGTCACGGCAGTCCCGACGCCGACTTTCGTCATCCGGAGCTGGTAGGTCTCGGTGTCGTTCAGTGTCACAGCGATCGTGTGGAATCCAGTCGGTGCCGGTGTCGTGGCGTCCGAGACGTTGTCGACGGTCGACTGCGTGCTGTTCAGGAACTCCCAGTACGACGCCGGGCGGCGGGAGACGACGATCAACCGTATCGGACCGGAACTCCCGTTCGAGAGTGTCACCGTCTGTGTCGACGCGCTGACGGAACTGACGTCGACGGACGTCGAACCGCTGGACGAGCGAGACAGCGACCCGTTCAACGCGATCAGGGAGATGTCGGTCCCGTCGATGAACGTCTGGTTCGCGAGGGTGACGTTCGACGACCGGAACTGGTTGTACAGGACGGTGTGTTCGTAGTAGGTGTCGGGCGGGTTCGTATAGACGTTGTACGCCGGTCGGTAGGCGAGTCCCCCGGTGTTGTACACCTGCGTTCGGTTCCAATAGTCGCCCGTCTCACCGGACGCGGTGGCGTTCTCGATGGTGATGTTGACACTCCGGTCGGTGGTCCCGACCGTCCGAAGCGAGCCGGAGGGTGGTCCGGGGTTGATCGCGACTGCGCGGCTCGGGTACCGGGTTCCCAGTGCCACACTCGTCGCCTGGGACCCCCCCTCCCCGGGCATCGAGACGATGGCGTTCCGGAGGTCCTGCAGTTGTTGCTGGACCTCCTGGTTGTGGTTGAATTCGATCTGACGGTTCTGATCGGGGACGACGAACGCCTGGTAGGTCGAGAAGGCGATGATGAGAACGGCAAACAACAACACAGCCCCCACTTGGATGGACTGGCTGCGTTCGTCACCCACGAACTCCATGGGTGCCCTTCCGGACAGGTGGTTAAAAACTTGTCCGCCCCAGTATCAGTTCTCGTCGTCCTCTTCCTCGACGACTTCCGGGTCCTCCATCGCGGTCTGAAGGCTGTCGAGTCCGTTGACCCACTCGGAGACCAGACCGTAGTCGAGGTCCTCCGCGATCTCCATCGCCAGTTCCTCGCCGTCGATGATGCGGGTCCCGGCCTGGACACAGTAGCCCAGTGCGGCGTCTAGGTCCTCCTCGGCTTCGGCGTCGGCCGCGGCGGCGACGTAGTCGGCGACGGTTCCCTCGTCGGCGACGCCCTCGGCGACGTACTCCTCGGCGGCGTAGAACACACAGACCAGCGAGGTCTGGACCCCGTCGATCAGCATTACGGTCTCCTCGTCGTCGAGTGTGACCTCTTCGAGGACGATCTCTCGGACGCCCCGAAGTTCGTCGAGCGCGGTCTCCTCGTCGAGTGTGTCGTCGTCGTAGTCACTGAGGATCTTCACGACCGCGATCGCGGCGTCGTCTTGGAGGTTCAACAGGAGGCGTGCCGAGTCTTCGTTCTCGGGATCCACGTCCTCGTCGTCGATTCGGTCGATCCAGTTCTGCCAACGTTCGTCGGTGTAATACTCCCCCGGCGGAGTGCTCATATCACTCCCTACGCGTGGCCCGGGATAGTAGTTTCGACCGGGGATTTCGCCGTACCGGGAGCGAAACCACCGGCCAGCGGACGGACGAGACGTGACAGCGGCGTGTCCGACCGTGGACGGGACCCGACGCTGGTTTTACTATCCGCGGCGTGTTACGTCAACACATGTCACAGTGGCATCCGGAGCCCGCCGGCCACAGACGCCCCGTGGGCGCGGTTGCCACCCGTCTCGGGACGGCCCTGCTCGTCGTCGCGCTCCCGCTCGCGACCGGTTCGTTTCTCGGACTCCTCGCCGGGACGACGGTGGCGGCGGCGCTGTCGACGGCGGTGACAGCGGTGGTGGACCCGCCCGCCGCGAGCAGTCTCGCGTGGCTGTTCAGAGTCGGCGCGCTAGGGGTGCTGGCCGGGAGCTGGATTCTCGGGTTCGGACTCGTCGTCGAGGAACTGTGGGCCTAGTCGTCGGTGTCCGATCGCTCGGCGAGCGTGGCGAGTTGCTCCGGTGGGGTGTCGGCGGCGCCCTCGCGGACGGAGAACCGTCGCTGGGGGAACGGGACGACGATCCCGGCCTCGTCGAAGGCGGTCTTGACCGCTCCGACGACCTGCGAGATCGCGCGCCACTTCCGTGGCGGGGTCGGGTGGTCGATCCAGAACCGCAGTTCCAGGACGATCGCCGAATCCCCGAAGGACTTCGGGATGATCTGGGGGGACGGAGAGTCGACGACGCCTTCGACGCCGGCGATGGCCTCGTGTGCGACCTCGCTGGCGTGGTCGATGTCGGTGTCGTAGTCGACGCCGACATCCAGAGTCAGCCGGAGTCGGCCTTTCTGGCTGCGATTGGTGATCGCCTGGTCGGCGACCTGGTCGTTCGGGATGACGACGAACTCCCCGTCGAAGTTCTCCAGGCGAGTGTTGAAGATAGTGATGTCGGTGACGATCCCCTCCTGCTCGCCCAGTTCCACCCAGTCGCCGATCGTGAACGGGCGCGAGAACATCAGGACGAAGCCGGCGATCAACGAACCCAGCGTCTGCCGGGCCGCGAGCCCGACAACGATGCCGAGGAATCCGGCCCCGACGAGCAGCCCGCTGAGGTTCTCACCCCAGAGGGTCAGTCCACCGGACAGCACGGTCAACAGGATCACTACCTGGCCGACCCGGAGCACGATCTCTTCCTGGTGTTCGGTGATCCGATCGGACCCGTCGCCGAGCCGATCGACGAGCCGTTTCAACTGATCGGACGCCGCGAAGCCGACGGCCGCGAGTACGACCGTGATCCCGACTCTGAACAGGTCGCTGGTGGCGATCTGGCTCAGACTCCCGCTCGGATCGACCACACCCCAGAGGACGAGGACCGTCGCAACCGCACTCACGATGACGGTGAACTGGACCGTCCGTAACAGCACTCCCGAGGAGGAGGTCGGCGCGATCCGCTCGGCGATCCCGTAGGCGCCGTCGAACTGGCCGGCGAAGTACCGCGAGAAGACGACGTGTCTGCCGGCCTGTACGATCGCGGGGAACACCAAGACGACGAGGACGAACGCGGCGAGGAGAACGCCGAACGTGACGGCTGTCGGTCCGTACAACGCCGAGAGCTGTTCCAGGAGTTCCAGCGCGCGCTGGACCACCCCTGCCTGCTGCATACCTCCGTAGAACGGAGCCGAGGTCTTGTGTGTTGTCGTTGCGATCAGACGCCGCGGCCCTGGAGTTTCTCCTCTTCGGGCAGGTCCGCGTTGGCGTCGCCGGACATCCCCTTGCCGACGTTGGTCGCGATCTCCTTCAGTGCCTCCGGGTCGTCCCAGTTGTTGACGGCCTCGACGACCGCGGTCCCCATCGCTTCGGGGTCCTCCGCGCCGAAGATCCCAGAGCCGACGAAGATGCCGTCACAGCCGTGGTGCATCATCAACGCGGCGTCGGCCGGGGTAGCGATCCCGCCGGCGGCGAAGTTGACGACCGGGAGTCGCCCCATATCGGCGGTCTCGTGGACGAGATCTGCGGGCGCTTCGTGTTCGCGGGCCCACTTCTCGCGTTCCTCGTAGCTCATCCCTTCGAGCTTCCGGATCGACCCCTTGATGTTGCGCTGGTGGTGGACCGCCTGGTTCACGTCGCCGGTACCGGCCTCGCCTTTGGTCCGGATCATCGCCGCGCCCTCGTCGATCCGGCGCAGCGCCTCCTGCAGGTTCCGGGCGCCACAGACGAAGGGTGCGGTAAAGTCGCGTTTGTCGATGTGGTAGCGGTCGTCCGCGGGCGTGAGCACTTCGCTCTCGTCGACCATGTCCGCGCCGGCGGCTTCGAGGATCTGGGCTTCCTTCGTGTGGCCGATCCGGGCCTTGCCCATCACCGGGATCGACACCTCGTCGATGATCGATTCGAGCGAGGCGGGGTCGGCCATCCGGGCGACGCCGCCGCGCTTGCGGATGTCGGCCGGAACCGCTTCGAGGTTCATCACCGCGACAGCACCCACGTCCTCGGCGATGCGGGCCTGCTTGCGGTCGACGACATCCATGATGACGCCGCCTTTCTGCATCTTCGCGAAGCCGCGCTTCACGAGGTCGGTCCCGCGGCGAAGGTCCTCCAGATCAGTAGCTTCAGCCATTGACGACGGCTTAGGTCTGGATTTACTTAACGCGTGCCCCTTGGCCCTCCACGGGTGGTCTTCCGCGGTCATCGTCCGGCCACACGCCCGAGCTGCTGGCGGCGGACTGACACGAGCGCCAGTGGTGTTTTACCGCCAGCCCTCGAACCGAACGCAATGCGACCGGAGTGGCCGCCCTCGGATCGGCGGGGCGAGATAACTGTTCTTCACGTCGACGACAACCGTGACTTCCTCGAAGCGACCGCGACGGGGCTCGAAGAGCGGGCCGACCCGATCACCGTCACCTCGCTCGACGATCCGACGGCGGTCGTCCCCCGCCTCGAAACCGGGACCGTCGACTGTGTGGTCTCGGACTACGACATGCCGGAGATGGACGGGCTGGAACTCCTGCGGAACGTCCGCGCACAGTTTCCCGATCTCCCCTTTATCCTCTTTACCGGCAAAGGAAGCGAAGAAGTCGCCAGCGAGGCGATCTCGGCCGGCGTCACCGACTACGTCCAGAAGACCGGCGACAGCGAGACCGTCGAGATGCTGTGTAACCGGATCGAGAACGCCGTCGAGCACGCCCGGGCCGAGGAGCGCCTCGCCTACGAGAGCAGCCTGCTCGATACGCTGTTCGAGCAGATTCCCCACCACCTCTACGTCAAAGACACCGAGGGTCGTCACCTCCGGGTGAGTCACGCCCACATCACCGAGCCCGACCAGTTGGTCGGGAAGACCGACCAGGAGCTGTATCCGGACGCCCACGCCGAGGGCACCTACACGGACGACATGAAGGTCCTCCGGGAAGGGGAGCCGATCATCCACAAGGAGGAACACACCAGCCAGAACAAGGCGGACACGCACAGTTTCGACCGGATCTACGAGCAGTACGAACAGGAGCCGGTCACCGACAAGGAGCGGTACGACGAGTGGGCGCTGACATCGAAGGTCCCCTGGCGGAACGACGACGGCGACATCGTGGGCCTCATCGGGATCACCCTCGACATCAGCGACCGGAAACACTACGAACAGTCACTGGAACGCCACGCCGAGCGGTTAGAGCAGTTCCTCGCACAGGTCGTCCACGACCTCCGCTCGCCGCTGCAGGTCGCCGACTCGAACCTGGCGCTGCTCCGGCAGGAGGGGGTCGACGCCGACCGGCTCGACGCGATCGAGCGCGCACACGGGCAGATGGACGCGCTGGTCGACGACCTGAGCCGGTTCGCACGCCACGGGGAGATGGAACCGGAGCCCGAACCGGTCGATCTGGTGACGCTCGTCGAACAGATCTGGGAACGACACGAGCAGGCCGACGCGACGCTCAGTCTCGGCTCACTCCCGACGATCGAGGTCGACCGGACCGACTGCCGGCGGCTGTTGAGTAACCTGATCGACAACGCCGTCGAACACACCGAACCGGGGGTCGAGGTGTCCGTCCGGCCGCTGGGCGAGGCGGCTGTCGACTGCGACGGACTCGTGGTCGAGGACGACGGCCCGGGGCTCCCGGCCGACCGGAGCCAGGTGTTCGAAGCGGGGTACACGACCGCGACCGACGGCACCGGACTCGGGCTGGCGATCGTCGAGACGATCGCGGACCGGCACGACTGGGAGGTCGTCGCCACCGAGAGCGACGCCGGCGGCGCGCGCTTCGAGATCCGGTTCTGACCGCTACCGTTTTGCCGCCCCCTCCCCACCGACCGACATGGCCACACTCGGCGGGCGCATCGAGGCAGTCGTCGCGCGTGGGTTCGACGGACCGCTCCCGGACACCGAGGGGCTTCCCCGCTACGTCGCACCGCTCCCGGAGTGGCTGGAGAACGTCGGCCTCCGACTCGCCTGGCCGATCGCGCTGGTCAACCTCGTCGGCACCCTGTTTGGCTTCTGGTACTACGCCGGTCGGCCGCTCGATCTGGCACCGCCCCTGATCGAGGGACAACTCGGCGCCGCGCCACTGCTCGCGTACCCGCTGATCCCCGACTCGCCGGTCGCGACCATGTTCATCGGCCTCTCGTTTGCCGCCTGGCGACTCGACTGGGACGTGGAGTGGCTCCACGCGCTCGCCTTCTTCGGCTGTATCAAGCTCGGACTGTGGACGCCTTACGTCCAACTGGTCGTCAACGGCCCGGCGGGCATCGCCACCTGGCTCTACTGGTTCCTGATCCTCTCGCACCTGGCGATGGCCGTCGAGGCGTTTCTCATCCACCGGTACGCGTCCTTCTCGGTTCCCGCGGTCGCGGTCGCGGTCGGCTGGTACGGCTTCAACGATGTCGTGGACTACTTCGTCCCCGTGCTAGAGGGGCCACACCACACCGTCCTCCGGGCCGAGATCGTCGCCGGCGGCATCGATCACACGCTGCCGGCACACGATCTGGCGGCCGGCTGGGCGGTCGTGCTGACGCTCGCGGCGACGTTCCTGGCGCTTGCGACCCGGGTCGAGAAAGTGAAACGCGGCGGGTGAGTCAGCGCTCCGCGACCGGCGTCCACTCGCGGTCGGTCGCGCCGACGTACGCCGAGACCGGCCGGATCAGTCTGTTGTCGTCGAGTTGCTCCAGACAGTGGGCCATCCAGCCGCCCGCCCGGCCGACGGCGAACGTCGCCGTGAACAGGTCCCGGGGGATCCCGACGCCGTGGAGCAGCGCCGCGGTGTAGAACTCGACGTTGGTCGCCAGCCGGCGGTCCGGTTTGTGTTCGGCCAGCGCGTCGAGTGCGACCGACTCGAACTGCTCGACCGTCTCGTAGAAGCCGTCCTCGTCGGTCCCGGCGTAGAACCGTTCGGCCGCCGAGGAGAGGACCGCCGCCCGCGGATCGCGGACCCGGTAGACGCGGTGGCCAAACCCCATCAGCCGTTCCCCGGCGTCGAGTCGGTCGCGGACGAACCCCTCGGGATCGCCGGACTCGTGGACCGACTGGAGCATATCCAACACCGGCCCCGGCGCGCCGCCGTGGAGCGGTCCTTTCAGTGTCCCGATCGCGGCCGTTCCCGCGGAGACCAGGTCCGACTCCGTGGAGACGACCGTCCGCGCGGTGAACGTCGAGGCGTTGAGCCCGTGGTCGATCACGGTCGCCAGATAGGTCTCCAGGCCCCGAACGGCGGCGTCGCTGGGCCGTTCGCCGGTCAGCATGTACAGGTAGTTCGCGGCGTGGGACAAGTCCGGGTCGGGCTCGATCGGGGCCTCGTCCTGGCGGTAGCGCCAGTATGCCGCGACGATCGTCGGGGCGACCGCGACGACGCGGGTGGCGGCCGTCCGCGGGTCCTCGGCGTCGATCCCGAGGCTGGCCGCGGCGACGCCCATCCGCAGTGCGTCCATCGCGGGGTCCCCGTCGGCCGCGGCCCGGCGGACGACGCCGTGGACCTCCTCGTCGAGCGTGCGGTGGGCCGCGAGTTCCGACCGGAACCGATCGAGTTCCCGGCCGGTCGGGAGGCGGTCCTCGAACAGGAGGTAGACGGCCTCCTCGAAGGAGGCGTTGCCCGCCAGCGTTTCGACGGGATAGCCCCCGACGAGGAGTTCGCCGGCCTCCCCGTCGACCCGGCTGAGGCGAGTCTCGGCGACGGTCACGCCCTCCAGCCCCGGGCGGACGGTGTCGTCGGTCACGCCATCACCCCCGTGGCTGGGTCGACCGAGTCGGTGGCCGGGAGGGGCTGTCGCGCGGGCGGGGCAGCTGCGGCCGATCGTGGTCCGAGCATCGACAGTGAGTAGCGCCGAGAGCGACGTAAGGGCTCGGAGAAGCGCGCTTCTTCTCGGCCGGTGATAGGTCTGTGTCGACAGTCCGAGCCGCCCATCGAACGGACTCCGCCGGGCGTGACGGGGAAAGCGCGTTCTCCCGAGCGATCACGGGTCCGCGGGGAAGGCATCGTCGGCGAGGACCGTCTCGACGAACCGCTCGCCGGCCGCGGTCAGCGCGTAGCCGGCGTCCCCGTCGGCGACGAACGCCCCGCGAAGCTGTCGGAGGTGGTAGTTGAACCGACCGTTGTCCTCGATCGACGTGCGTTCCCGGAGCGTCGAGTACGCGACCGGCCCGTCGGCGGCCGCCAGCGCGAACAGGACCTCCAGTCGGGCCGGTTCGGCGAGGGTCTGTAACGTCTCCGAGACGGGTTCGACGGCCGCTCGCTCGGTCACCCCGTCGGTCGGCTCTCGCTCCTCGACCGGCGTCCAGGTCCGCCCGGTCGGCCCGACGTACCGAGAGACGGGGCGAACGAGGACGTTGTCGGCTCGCTGTTCCAGACAGTGGGCCATCCAGCCGGCGACCCGGGCGACGGCGAAGGTCGGTGTGAACAGCGCCGGCGGGATGTCGACGGCGTACAACAGCGCCGCGGCGTAGAACTCGACGGTGGCGGCCGCGTGTCGCCTGGGGAAGCGATCGTCCAGAGCCGCCACGCCCGCGGATTCGAGGTCCCTGACCGTCGCCCGGAACTCGCCGCCGACGGGGAGCCGCTCCATCGCCGCCGAGAGGACCGCCGCCCGCGGGTCCCGGACCTCGTACACCCGGTGGCCGAACCCGGGCAGGTCGTCGCCGTCTGCGAGTCGCTCGCGGACGGCCGCGCCGACATCGTCGGCCTCGTGGGCCGTCCGAAGCAGTTCGAAGACGCGCCGGAGGTTCCCGCCGTGGCGCGGCCCCTTCAGCGTCCCGACTGCGGCCGT from Haloarcula pelagica carries:
- a CDS encoding PKD domain-containing protein yields the protein MEFVGDERSQSIQVGAVLLFAVLIIAFSTYQAFVVPDQNRQIEFNHNQEVQQQLQDLRNAIVSMPGEGGSQATSVALGTRYPSRAVAINPGPPSGSLRTVGTTDRSVNITIENATASGETGDYWNRTQVYNTGGLAYRPAYNVYTNPPDTYYEHTVLYNQFRSSNVTLANQTFIDGTDISLIALNGSLSRSSSGSTSVDVSSVSASTQTVTLSNGSSGPIRLIVVSRRPASYWEFLNSTQSTVDNVSDATTPAPTGFHTIAVTLNDTETYQLRMTKVGVGTAVTREDTAYLTTVTGKDTTVTQGQKTELILEVRNRFNNPPANTSSTLVQAEIAGSGSLDRSSKRPNDDGRVRFTYNATTAGSQQVRFSYVGIDSSFDPDTRQNASITVDVTAPPSGGSGGGGSSAYAVEWKDPGTDNSGSYLSDCSETDCTWDVGADSDDNLTLRAGTVPALDGSTVDFAVNNTTVGNLSVGENATGSSGEVTTNLIAKANGTIGVYAASGGSSDRINVTLERVGASGSGGGGNSDPTAQFDAPSNADTGEQITFDATASSDPDGDSLTYQWDFGDGTTGSGETTTHSYASSETNTVTLTVTDGNGGSDMATQTITISSGAGGPPSVSTATFSDGDNTITSTEANNNVQRTVTLNFNRTMNQGVNPTVQYENVTGGDSDYSVVSRTWVDSDTYRETLKFNANGADTPVTAVVSGAEASDGTVMDTERPLTFTFDANPPGDPNNVFIDTARINASTADSVTATLVNPDTLDGDEVAVLSLVNQSTGDTVTVEKTITTAGGDETVFTGIDAAPLPEGSVYAEGYVRDDVGNTGGTAGPNDETTKDTVAPAVSNYQVVREDADELTVTFDVTEATTSVASVDIAATGPGTIQAITNTNNDTSADPESYSITYRVSQTGEYDVILEGVFDEVGNNDTRLTQTVNTNNPSQSSPTIDSASASAVGNSGKYKVDYQVSDRDSDLQEITFTAYDSDGSQLDSVTEALNGGSGSGTSPEIDGGKEKGTLLTDTITVEVKDQQGNTDSETIDV
- a CDS encoding DUF2150 family protein; translated protein: MSTPPGEYYTDERWQNWIDRIDDEDVDPENEDSARLLLNLQDDAAIAVVKILSDYDDDTLDEETALDELRGVREIVLEEVTLDDEETVMLIDGVQTSLVCVFYAAEEYVAEGVADEGTVADYVAAAADAEAEEDLDAALGYCVQAGTRIIDGEELAMEIAEDLDYGLVSEWVNGLDSLQTAMEDPEVVEEEDDEN
- a CDS encoding mechanosensitive ion channel family protein, encoding MQQAGVVQRALELLEQLSALYGPTAVTFGVLLAAFVLVVLVFPAIVQAGRHVVFSRYFAGQFDGAYGIAERIAPTSSSGVLLRTVQFTVIVSAVATVLVLWGVVDPSGSLSQIATSDLFRVGITVVLAAVGFAASDQLKRLVDRLGDGSDRITEHQEEIVLRVGQVVILLTVLSGGLTLWGENLSGLLVGAGFLGIVVGLAARQTLGSLIAGFVLMFSRPFTIGDWVELGEQEGIVTDITIFNTRLENFDGEFVVIPNDQVADQAITNRSQKGRLRLTLDVGVDYDTDIDHASEVAHEAIAGVEGVVDSPSPQIIPKSFGDSAIVLELRFWIDHPTPPRKWRAISQVVGAVKTAFDEAGIVVPFPQRRFSVREGAADTPPEQLATLAERSDTDD
- the pdxS gene encoding pyridoxal 5'-phosphate synthase lyase subunit PdxS, which codes for MAEATDLEDLRRGTDLVKRGFAKMQKGGVIMDVVDRKQARIAEDVGAVAVMNLEAVPADIRKRGGVARMADPASLESIIDEVSIPVMGKARIGHTKEAQILEAAGADMVDESEVLTPADDRYHIDKRDFTAPFVCGARNLQEALRRIDEGAAMIRTKGEAGTGDVNQAVHHQRNIKGSIRKLEGMSYEEREKWAREHEAPADLVHETADMGRLPVVNFAAGGIATPADAALMMHHGCDGIFVGSGIFGAEDPEAMGTAVVEAVNNWDDPEALKEIATNVGKGMSGDANADLPEEEKLQGRGV
- a CDS encoding response regulator; the encoded protein is MRPEWPPSDRRGEITVLHVDDNRDFLEATATGLEERADPITVTSLDDPTAVVPRLETGTVDCVVSDYDMPEMDGLELLRNVRAQFPDLPFILFTGKGSEEVASEAISAGVTDYVQKTGDSETVEMLCNRIENAVEHARAEERLAYESSLLDTLFEQIPHHLYVKDTEGRHLRVSHAHITEPDQLVGKTDQELYPDAHAEGTYTDDMKVLREGEPIIHKEEHTSQNKADTHSFDRIYEQYEQEPVTDKERYDEWALTSKVPWRNDDGDIVGLIGITLDISDRKHYEQSLERHAERLEQFLAQVVHDLRSPLQVADSNLALLRQEGVDADRLDAIERAHGQMDALVDDLSRFARHGEMEPEPEPVDLVTLVEQIWERHEQADATLSLGSLPTIEVDRTDCRRLLSNLIDNAVEHTEPGVEVSVRPLGEAAVDCDGLVVEDDGPGLPADRSQVFEAGYTTATDGTGLGLAIVETIADRHDWEVVATESDAGGARFEIRF
- a CDS encoding DUF1405 domain-containing protein — its product is MATLGGRIEAVVARGFDGPLPDTEGLPRYVAPLPEWLENVGLRLAWPIALVNLVGTLFGFWYYAGRPLDLAPPLIEGQLGAAPLLAYPLIPDSPVATMFIGLSFAAWRLDWDVEWLHALAFFGCIKLGLWTPYVQLVVNGPAGIATWLYWFLILSHLAMAVEAFLIHRYASFSVPAVAVAVGWYGFNDVVDYFVPVLEGPHHTVLRAEIVAGGIDHTLPAHDLAAGWAVVLTLAATFLALATRVEKVKRGG
- a CDS encoding citrate synthase — protein: MTDDTVRPGLEGVTVAETRLSRVDGEAGELLVGGYPVETLAGNASFEEAVYLLFEDRLPTGRELDRFRSELAAHRTLDEEVHGVVRRAAADGDPAMDALRMGVAAASLGIDAEDPRTAATRVVAVAPTIVAAYWRYRQDEAPIEPDPDLSHAANYLYMLTGERPSDAAVRGLETYLATVIDHGLNASTFTARTVVSTESDLVSAGTAAIGTLKGPLHGGAPGPVLDMLQSVHESGDPEGFVRDRLDAGERLMGFGHRVYRVRDPRAAVLSSAAERFYAGTDEDGFYETVEQFESVALDALAEHKPDRRLATNVEFYTAALLHGVGIPRDLFTATFAVGRAGGWMAHCLEQLDDNRLIRPVSAYVGATDREWTPVAER
- a CDS encoding citrate/2-methylcitrate synthase encodes the protein MTPSVFDPGLESITVAETELSDVDGEAGELVVRGYPIAELAANATYEESVALLLDGDLPPADRRETVRAALTDSRGLDDAVRTLVETAAAAGVDPMDALRMGVAAATLGTDDEGPSATALRVIAVVPTVVGTYWRARRGESVVDPDPSLSHAANYRYMVTGERPTAAETRALDAFLTTIVDHGLNPSTFTARTVVSTESDLVSAATAAVGTLKGPRHGGNLRRVFELLRTAHEADDVGAAVRERLADGDDLPGFGHRVYEVRDPRAAVLSAAMERLPVGGEFRATVRDLESAGVAALDDRFPRRHAAATVEFYAAALLYAVDIPPALFTPTFAVARVAGWMAHCLEQRADNVLVRPVSRYVGPTGRTWTPVEEREPTDGVTERAAVEPVSETLQTLAEPARLEVLFALAAADGPVAYSTLRERTSIEDNGRFNYHLRQLRGAFVADGDAGYALTAAGERFVETVLADDAFPADP